Proteins encoded in a region of the Anopheles ziemanni chromosome 2, idAnoZiCoDA_A2_x.2, whole genome shotgun sequence genome:
- the LOC131294204 gene encoding WD repeat-containing protein on Y chromosome translates to MSADDVRKARSVKLKYLATLHQIGRPLEEPIVGRHFRLPERARPAVHPVFDMSLLYIPIYCHLVLHPPEEIVRPCTPELITRARIEKAVENWMD, encoded by the exons ATGTCGGCGGACGACGTACGCAAAGCAAGAAGCGTCAAGCTGAAGTATCTGGCCACGCTGCACCAGATCGGGCGTCCGCTGGAGGAGCCGATTGTGGGCCGTCACTTTCGGCTTCCGGAGCGGGCGCGGCCCGCCGTGCACCCAGTGTTCGATATGTCGCTGTTGTAT ATTCCGATCTACTGCCACCTGGTGCTGCATCCACCCGAGGAAATCGTACGTCCTTGCACGCCGGAGTTGATAACCAGGGCGCGCATAGAGaaagcggtggaaaattggatGGACTGA